TGAATGAGCATTAGAAAATGCTGACGTGGATATACAACTAATGACGTGGTAGGGTTAGGAGGGGGTTTGCCCATGTAGCAAACAATAGATACAATAAATGGCTAAAGTATGCGCTTGGAGGAAGTGCCGATCCAACCATTTTTAGTGAAGGCAACTACTTTCTTGCTCCTGATGACCCTAGCAAAAAACAGGTTTCGtcgttttatatttatttgttaatatataatatatatatattattaaacatatGGATTAATGTATTTGTTATCAATTGTTTTTGAGTCAAGAAAACTCCTTAATATAAAGGTGTTGTACATATATGAAGGTGACAAAGAGACTGGAGAGTGGAAATGATCGTAGCTGGAAATGGATTTCTTCAAAAGACGTTTTCTTGAACGGAGCTTACTTCGAGCCATCTAGCAACGGAAAAGTCACGCAGGTGTACGAAGGAGAAGAGGAGTTTTCGGTGTACGACGGCTCTCTCGTCCCTAATCTTACTTCTTCCGCAGGTCCTCTAAGTTGCTACTCCGGCAGGATCTGCTGATTAATTTATGTTACTGTGTTTTgcgatttctttttttttacgtcGGGACAACATTCA
This region of Brassica napus cultivar Da-Ae chromosome C5, Da-Ae, whole genome shotgun sequence genomic DNA includes:
- the LOC106454552 gene encoding putative pectate lyase 2, with the translated sequence MLLGHNDNIVVDENMKVTIAFNHFGPGLIERIPRVRRGFAHVANNRYNKWLKYALGGSADPTIFSEGNYFLAPDDPSKKQVTKRLESGNDRSWKWISSKDVFLNGAYFEPSSNGKVTQVYEGEEEFSVYDGSLVPNLTSSAGPLSCYSGRIC